The window AACCGGAAGAGGTGCCCGGCCGCGCGGCCTTGGCCGCGCCACGGGCGGGCCGCGCCGGACCGCAGCGCGAGCGGGTGGGCGCCACCGATCGCCGTCACCGACGACACGAGCCGGGGGTGCAGGGACGCGACCGTCCAGGCGAGCATGCCGCCCCACGCGTGGCCCACGAGGTGCGCGCGGCGCGCCCCGAGGGACTTGATCAGGCCGCCGACGTCACCGGCGAGCGTCCACGCGTCGTAGCCGCGCGGCGGCTTGTCCGAGTCGCCGTAGCCGCGCAGGTCGACGGCGACCGCGCGGAACCCGGCGTCGGCCAGCGCCGGCAGCTGGTGGTGCCAGGTCCACCAGAACTCGGCGAACCCGTGCAGCAGCACCACGACGGGCCCCTCGCCGAGCTCGGCGACGTGCAGCCGGATGCCGTTCGCGGACACGTCGCGGTGGGCCCACGGGCCGTCGAGCCGGACGCTCGACGGGTCGGGGGACGCGGGCACCGCCTCAGTCGCGCGTGGTGGTCAGGTCGGCGTCGGGCGCCTTCTGCGGCTTCAGCGCGGCGGCGGTCTCCTTGACGCTGGCGATCGTCCGCTCGGGTGCCTTGAACTTCTTCACCTTGCGGTAGCCCAGGAACCCGGCCACGAGCGTGACCACCAGCATCAGGACGAACACGATGCCGAACGCGATCCAGCGGTAGCGCAGCCACTGGGCCAGCCCCTCGGCCGCGAAGAAGAACAGGAAGAACGTGCTGTAGAGGAAGACCGTCAGCGCGATCAGGAAGTAGACGGCCCCCTTGAGGCCCTTCTTCACCTCGCCGACCAGCTCGGACTTCGCCAGTTCCATCTCGGCCCGGACGAGGGTGGAGATGTGCTGGGTCGCGTCGCCGACGAGCCTGCCGATCGACTGGTCGCCGGGGACGTCGGTGTCGGAGGACAGCGGGAGGTAAGGCACGGCCCCCACGCCGTCGGGGCCGGTGCGTTCGTGCTTGGGGCTGCTCACCGGGTCATCGTGCCATGTGTCCCGAAACCGGGCGCGGCGGACTCACAGTGTGTCGGCGATTCTTGCGTGTACCCGGCTACGGCGAAGTAGCAAGGCCGCCGCCAGCAGGGACGCCACGGCCGACGCGATCAGCACCGCCGCCTTCGCCAGCTCGCTCGCGTCGCCGGGGAGGGCCAGCTCCGCGATCAGCAGGCTGACCGTGAACCCGACACCGCCGAGCACGGACAACGCGGCCAAGTCCCGCCAGCTCATCCCTCGAGGTTTCTCGGCCGCGCCGAGTTTCACCGCGAGCAGGCTCGCGCCGAGGATGCCGACGACCTTGCCGCCGAGCAGCCCGGCGAGCACGGCGAGCGGCAACGCCGTCGTGAACACCGAGGCCAGTGCGCCGCCGTCGACCGAGATCCCGGCCGCGAACAGCGCGAACAGCGGCACGGCGACCGCCGCCGACCACGGCTGGAGCCGGTGCTCGAGCCGCAAGGCCGGTGCCTCGGCCTCGCCTTCGTCGGGGCGGACGCGGGTGAGCAGGCCCAGCGCGACGCCGGCGACCGTCGCGTGAATGCCCGCCGAGTGCACCGCGACCCACGTGACCAGGGCGAGCGGTACGTACAGCCACGGCGTCCGGACGCGGCGGTGCTGCAGGAAGGCGTACAGCGCGAGCGCCACGACGGCGACGCCCACCGCGACCAGGTCGAAGCCGGTCGTGAACAGCACTGCGATGACGATGATCGCGCCGAGGTCGTCCACGACGGCCAGCGACAGCAGGAACACCCGCGCGCTCGAGGGCAGGTTCGACGCGGTCAGCGCCAGCACGCCGAGCGCGAACGCGATGTCCGTGGCCACCGGGATCGCCCAGGCGCGGTCGATCCCCGGCGTCCCCCAGCCGACGCCGAGCGCGACGAGCGCGGGCACGACCATCCCGCCGGCCGCGGCGACCACCGGCAGCACGGCCTGCTTGACGCGGGACAGCTCGCCGATGACCAGCTCGCGCTTCAGCTCGAGCCCGGCGACGAAGAAGAACAGGGCGAGGAGACCGTCCTTCGCCCAGTCGCCGATGCTGAGGTTCAGGTGCAGCAACTCCGGGCCGAGCCGGAGGTCGCGCAGTGCGTGGTAGCTGTCGCGCAGCGGCGAGTTGGCCCAGATCAGGGCGACCGCGGTCGCGCCGAGCAGGATGAGCCCGCCGGTGGTTTCGGTGCGCAGGTAGCGCGCGAACTCGGTCAAGGGGCGGGACACGGGCGGCTCCTGGGGTCGCTGATCACTGTTGCCGACCAGACTTCCCGGCGCACCTTGGCCGATTTTAATGCTTCTTTGTCACGGACCGTTATGGCCGCCGCCACACGGGGTGGCGGTGGTGGGTAACGCGGTGTGCTCATAGCATGCCAAGCGACAACGAAGTCCGAGCCAAAGGAAGACAGAGTTGTGAGCACCTCAACCGAGGTCCAGCAGGACACGAGGTTCTTCGGGCACCCACGAGGGCTGGCGAACCTCTTCGGCGTGGAGATGTGGGAACGCTTCTCCTTCTACGGGATGCTCGGCATCCTGCCGATCTACCTCTACTACAAGGTCGAACAGGGCGGCCTGGGCCTGGCCCAGGAGTCGGCGCTCGGCATCGTCGGCGCGTACGGCGGCCTGGTGTACCTGTCCGCCGTCGTCGGCGCCTGGGTCGCCGACCGGTTGCTCGGCTCCGAACGGACGCTGTTCTTCAGTGCCGTGCTGATCATGATCGGCCACATCAGCCTGGCGCTCCTGCCCGGCCTGGCCGGTATCGGCGTCGGTCTCGTGTGCGTCGCGCTGGGCAGCGGCGGGCTGAAGTCGAACGCGACGGCGATCGTCGGCACTCTCTACGCCGAAGGCGACGAGCGCCGCGACGCCGGTTTCACGATCTTCTACATGGGCGTCAACCTCGGTGCCTTCGTCGGGCCGCTGCTGACCGGGCTGGCGCAGACCGAGGTCGGCTTCCACCTCGGCTTCGGCCTGGCCGCGATCGGCATGGCACTGGGCCTGATCCAGTACACGCTGGGCCGCAAGAACCTCGGTGAGAAGGCCAAGGAGGTGCCGAACCCGCTGCCGTCGTCGCATCGCCTGCTGGCCGTCGGTGCCGTCGTCGTGCTGGTCGCCGCGATCGTGACGCTGGTGCTGACCGGCGTCGTCAACCCGGGCAACCTCGCCGACGTCGTCGTCTGGGTGGTCGGCGTGATCTCGGTGGCCTACTTCGTCGTCATCCTGACCAGCCGCAAGATCACCGGCGACGAGCGCAGCCGGGTGTTCTCGTTCATCCCGATGTTCATCGCCAGCGCGGCGTTCTTCTCGCTGTACCAGCAGCAGTTCACCGTCGTCGCGGCCTACACCGACCAGCGGCTGAACCGGGACCTGTTCGGCTGGCCGATGCCGGTGTCCTGGGTCAACTCGATCAACCCGGTGTTCATCATCGTGTTCGCCCCGATCCTCGCGGCGCTGTGGACGAAGCTGGGTGAGCGCCAGCCGTCGACGCCGATCAAGTTCGTGCTCGGCACGGTGCTCATGGGTGTCGCGTTCCTGCTGTTCCTGCCGATGGTGGGCAGCGGCAAGAACGCCAGCCCGCTGTTGGCGATGGTCGGCATCCTGTTCGTCTTCACGATCGCGGAGCTGTGCTTGTCACCGGTCGGGCTGTCACTGTCGACGAAGCTCGCGCCCGAGGCGTTCCGGACGCAGATGGTCGCGCTGAACTTCCTGTCGATCTCGTTCGGCACGGCGATGTCGGGCAAGCTCGCCGAGTACTACTCGGTCGACGACGAGACGCCGTACTTCGGCACGGTCGGCGGCGTCGCGATCGCCATCGGGCTGCTGCTCCTGGCGGCGACGCCCTTCATCCGCAAGCTGATGAAGGGCGTGCACTAGTCATCCGACGGTGACGCCGAAGAGCACTCCGACGAAGTAGGTCACCACCATCGTGAGGGCGCCGACCCCGACGTTGCGGAGGATCGCGCGCCCCACGTTCGCGTCGCCGAGCCTCGCGCTGATCCATCCGGTCAGCGTGAGGCCGACGACGACCGCGGCCGCGCACGCCCACACCCGCAGGGAGACGCCGGCCCAGGCGATGGACAGGAGCGGCAGCAGCGCGCCGACGGAGAACGCGATCAGCGACGCCCACGCCGCCTGCCACGGACTGGTCAGGTTGTCCGGGTCGATGCCCAGCTCGGCCTCCGCGTGCGCCTGCAGGGCGTCGTTGTCGGTCAGCTCGCGGGCGACCCGGCCGGCCAGCTCCGGCGAAAGCCCTTTCCGCTCGTAGATCTCGGCGAGCTCGCGCTCCTCGGCCTCCGGCATCGTCTTGAGCTCCTGCTTTTCCAGCCGGAGCAAGGCCTGTTCGGTGTCGCGCTGGGTGCTCACCGAGACGTATTCCCCGCCGGCCATGGAAAAGGCGCCGGCGACGAGCCCGGCGATTCCGGCGGTGAGGATCGTGGTGCTTTCGGTGGTCGCGCCGGCCACGCCGACGACGATCCCGGCGACGGACACGATCCCGTCGTTCGCCCCGAGAACCCCGGCCCGCAGCCAGTTCAGCTTGCCGCCCACGCCCTCGTGCGGTTCGTGGGCGTGTTCCACGGCGTCGCCGTCGATCGTTTCGGTCACCGGACCAGTGAAACACGAACGGAGAATCGTGGCGAGACCTCCGGTTTGGGTCAGGTTCGCCTAATTAACGCGTGCCTTGCCTAAGCCAGTCCTGTGTGGACTCGGCGGTTCTGGGTCATCATGGGCGGCATGGACGAGCAAGTGTGGCAGCCGCTGACGACGGTCGAGGGCCGGCCGCTCCAGGGCGGCGAGGGCCGGTTCCGGCAGCTGGAGACGGCGGAGAGCGGTCTGGCGTACTTGATCCACTACCCGGCCGGGGTGGCTTCGCCGACGCACGCCCACGACCACGACTCGATCGTCTACGTCCTATCGGGCCGGCTGCGGGGCGCGGTCGACGGCGTCGAGGCGGAGCTGGAGCCGGGGGATTCGGTACTGCACCCGCGCGGCGTGGCCCACCACGTGGAGGCCCTGACGGACTCGATGTGGGTGGAGTTCAAGTCGCCCCTGCCGGGACGTCCGCCGATCGCCTGAACTGCTCCGAGCGCGGAAACGCCCGGCCCCGCCAACGCGGGACCGGGCGTCTCCCGGAGTGAAGCCTCAGGCGTCCAGCTCGGCGAGGGCCTGCTTGGCCTTCTCGAGCTCGGCCTCCAGCGCCGCGACCTTCGCCGCCTGCGCCTCGCGGGCCTGGTTGATCACCTCGTCGATCGGGCCCGACAGGTCCGCGTGCAGCTCCTTCGCCGCGCGCGAGACGGCCGCCGCCGGGATCTCGAGGCCCTTCGCGACCCACTTGGCGCCGTTCTTCAGCTCGGCCTGCCACTCGCCGTCGGCGGTGCCGGTGACGGTGAGGGTCAGCTCGACCGTGCGGGTCTTCTTCGCCGTCGACGCCGTCGCACCCTTCGGGCGGCCGCGCTTCGGCTTGGGGGCCTCCTCGGCGGCGGGCTCGGTCGAGCCCTCCTCGGAGGTGGACGCGGACTCGGTGACGGTCGCCTCGGCGGTGGACAGCTCCGGAGCCGGGACCTCGGCCGTTTCCTCGTCGTGCGTCAGGACATCCACGGTCATCGTCGTGTCGTCTCCTTGCCCGGGAAGGGGGTGTGGTTCGCGGCACAGCGTAGAACATGCGTTCGAGCCGCGCCACTCGGGGGTGTCATGACAGAGCCCCTCCGGCGCGAAGCCGGAAGGGCTCTGACGGGAGAACGCTAGCTCACTCCTCGGACTTGCCCGACTTCAGGCCCGACGAGATCAGGTCCATCACCGACGAGTCGGCCAGCGTGGTGACGTCGCCGACCTGGCGGTTCTCCGCGACGTCGCGCAGCAGCCGGCGCATGATCTTGCCCGAGCGCGTCTTCGGCAGCTCCGGCACGACCATGATCTGCCGCGGCTTCGCGATCGGCCCGATCTCCTTCGCGACATGGTTGCGCAGTGCCTGGATGGCCTCCTCGCCCCCGTCGACGGCGTTGCCGCGGAGGATGACGAACGCGACGATGCCCTGGCCGGTCGTCGGGTCGGTCGCGCCGACGACCGCGGCCTCGGCCACCGTCGGGTGCGACACCAGTGCCGACTCGACCTCGGTGGTCGAGATGCGGTGGCCGGACACGTTCATCACGTCGTCGACGCGGCCCAGCAGCCAGACGTCACCGTCATTGTCGTACTTCGCGCCGTCGCCGGCGAAGTAGAAGCCCTGGTCCTTGAAGCGCGACCAGTACGTGTCGCGGAAGCGCTCCTCGTCGCCCCAGACGCCCCGCAGCATCGACGGCCACGGCTTGTCGAGCACCAGGTACCCGCCACCGCCGGGCCCGACCTCGGTGCCGGTGTCGTCGACGACCTTCGCGGAGATGCCCGGCAGCGCCTTCTGCGCCGAGCCCGGCTTGGTCGAGGTGACACCCGGCAGCGGCGAGATCATGATCGCGCCGGTCTCGGTCTGCCACCACGTGTCGACGATCGGGGTCTTGCCCGCGCCGATGTTCTCGCGGTACCAGATCCACGCCTCGGGGTTGATCGGCTCGCCGACCGAGCCCAGCACCCGCAGCGACGACAGGTCGTACTTCTCCGGGATTTCCGCGCCCCACTTCATGAACGTGCGGATCAGCGTCGGTGCGGTGTAGTAGAGGGAGACCTGGTACTTCTGGACGATCTCCCAGTGCCGGCCCTCGTGCGGGGTGTTCGGCGTGCCTTCGTAGACGACCTGCGTGACGCGGTTGGCGAGCGGGCCGTAGACGATGTAGCTGTGGCCGGTGATCCAGCCGATGTCCGCGGTGCACCAGTAGACGTCTTCGCCGGCCTTGTGGTCGAAGACGTTGTGGTGCGTGTACGCCGTCTGCGTCAGGTAGCCGCCGGAGGTGTGCAGGATGCCCTTCGGCTTCCCGGTCGTGCCCGACGTGTAGAGGATGAACAGCGGGTGCTCGCTGTCGAAGGCTTCGGGAGTGTGCTCTTCGGACTGTCCGTCGACGAGTTCGTGCCACCAGAGGTCGCGGCCGTCGGTCCACGGGACGTCGCCCTCGAGCTTGTCGCCCGTGCGCTTGACGACGATGACCTTCTCGACGGTTTCGGCGCCTTCGAGCGCTTCGTCGACGTTGGCCTTCATCGGCGCGGCCTTGCCGCGGCGGAACTGGCCGTCGGAGGTGATGACGACCTTCGCGGCGGCATCGTCGACGCGGGCCCGCAGCGCCGTCGGCGAGAAGCCGCCGAAGACGACGTTGTGCAGCGCGCCGATCCGCGCGCACGCCAGCATCGCGAAGATGGCCTCGGGGACCATCTGCAGCTGGATCGCGACGACGTCGCCGGCGGTGACGCCGAGGGACGCGAGTGCGTTGGCGGCCTTGGAAACCTCGGTCTTCAGCTCGGCGTAGGTGATGTCCCGCGTGTCACCCGGTTCGCCGACCCAGTGGATCGCGACCTGGTCGCCGTGCCCGGACTCGACGTGGCGGTCGACGCAGTTGTACGCGACGTTCAGCTTGCCGCCGACGAACCACTTCGCGAACGGCGCATTGGTCCAGTCCAGTACCGTGGTCCACTTCGTGTCCCACGTCAGCCGCTCCGCCTGCTTCGCCCAGAACGCTTCGCGATCGGCATCCGCCTCGGCGTAGAGATCGGCCTTCGCGTTGGCCTGGCCAGCGAATTCGTCGCTGGGCGGGAACGTACGGCTCTCGGTGAGCAGGTTGTCCAGGGCTGGGGACTGCTCGGTCATGGTTGCAAGGCCTCCTGTAGTGCGCCGATCACCGGCTAGCGGCACGCTAGCGACGTTAGTCCGCCTTGTAAAAGGTTGCACCCACGTTGCCCGGTCGTTTCACCGAGCCAGGCGAGTCGCGGTGACTAAGCGTTCGTTCAGCCGTGCCTTCGCGGCCGGCCACTCCGGCGCCAGCATCGAATAGAGGACGGTGTCGCGGGACGAGCCGTCCGGCCGGATCCGGTGCGCGCGCAGCACGCCTTCGCGAAGCGCGCCAAGTCGCTCGATGGCGCGTTGCGAACGCAGGTTGCGGAGGTCCGTCTCCCACGCGACCCGTTGCGCGCCAAGGGTTTCGAACGCGTGCGTGAGCAGGACGAGCTTCGCCTCGGTGTTCAGCCCGGTGCGTTGCCAGTCCGCGCCGATCCACGTGTGCCCGATCGAGAGGATCCGGTGCGCCTCGACGACCTGGTAGTACGACGTCGTCCCGGCGACGCGGCCGGACGTGACGTCGATCTGCGCGAACGCCCGGCGCGCGGGGTCGGCGAGCGCCTCCTCGACCATCCGCTCCGCAGCCGGAAGATCCCCCGGCTGCCGGATGCTCAGCCACGCCCAGATGCCCGGGTCGGCGCCGGCTTCGAGGAGGCCCTTGGCGTGGCCGGGCGTCAACGGCTCCAGGCGGACGTGCTCGCCGGACAGGGTCGGTCGGGTGCTCCAGTCGCTCACGTGATCACCGTAAGCACGGTAATGGCTTCCTGTGATAGCCAATTTCCGAGCATTTCCAGAGGCCACTTCGGCGTTGCCTATGCTCGGCGGACCACGACGAAGGGCGAGATCGATGGCCGAAGAGCGGGAAGAGCTGAGCTGGGAGCTGTTCGGCACGGCGAGCCGTGAACTGGCTCACACCATCGCCGACGACGGCTTCGCGCCGGACCTCGTCCTGTCCATCGCCCGCGGCGGCCTGTTCGTCGCCGGCGCGCTCGGCTACGCGCTCGACGTGAAGAACCTGCACGTGATGAACGTCGAGTTCTACACCGGCGTCGACCAGCGCCTCGACCTGCCGGTGATGCTGCCGCCGGTGCCCAACGTCGTCGACCTGACGAGCAAGAAGGTGCTGATCGCCGACGACGTCGCCGACACCGGCGCCACGCTCAAGCTGGTCCGCGACTTCTGCCTCCAGCACGTCGCCGAGGTGCGCTCGGCGGTCGTCTACGAGAAGCCGCACTCGACGGTCAAGTGCGAGTACGTCTGGCGGCACACCGACCGCTGGATCAACTTCCCGTGGTCGGTGCTGCCGCCCGTGGTCTCCCGCGAAGGCCAGGTCCTCGATGCCTGATCCGCTGAAGCCCCTCCTCGACCTCGAAGGCGTCGCGGCGGCCGCGAAGTCCGCGCAGGACGCCGTGTTCGCGGTCCACCGCCTCCCCGCGAACCTTCGCGGCGGCGCGGCGACCGCTGCCGAAGCGTCGGTCCGCGCGGCGCGGGCGTCGGCGGGGATCGAGGGCGCGAACCCGGAACTGCCCGCCGACGGCGCGGTGGCCGACCCGGTCCTGGCGGGCGCGCTGCGCGTCGCGGAGACGTTGGAGACGCTGCTCCCGACGTGGCGCCGCGCGCCCATGCAAGCCTTGGCGCGCATGCACGTTCTCGCCGCGGCGGACCTCGTCGACGACCCGGATGCGTTGGGGCGCCCGCATTCCGGCGGCGGCCGCCTCGAACTGCTCGCCCAGCTCGTGACGGGCGCGACGTCGGTACCGGGCCCCGTCCTGACCGCCGTCGTGCACGGAGAACTGTTGGCGCTCAAGCCGTTCGGCAGCGCGGACGGCATCGTGGCCCGCGCCGCGGCCCGGCTGACGATGGTCGCGACGGGCCTGGACCCGAAAGCCTTGAGCATTCCCGAAGTCGCGTTCTTCCGCCGCGTTCCGCGTTATCTCGAAGCGGCGGAAGGATTCGCGAGCGGGACGCCGGAAGGCGTACGCGCGTGGCTGCTCTTCAACTGCGAAGCATTCGAAGCGGGGGCGCGCGAAGCGAAGAGCATTTCGGATGCGGCTTCTTAAGCGGACAGCTTCGCCGACCATTTCTCTTCGATCCGCCCGAACCGCCACACCGCCAGCGCGATCACCCAGGTGAGCACGAACAGCCCGACGATCCCGAAGCCGACGTAGTCCAGGTTCACCGAAGCGATCGCGGCCAGCGGACCCGACGTGATGGCCAGCTTGTCGGCGAGGATCGACACCAGCTCGATCGTGCCGATGACGAACGCGACGGCTACCGACAGCGCCGTCACCGTGAGGTTGTAGAAGATCTTGCGCACCGGCCGCGCGAACGCCCAGCCGTACGCGAAGTTCATGAAGCAGCCGTCCACGGTGTCGAACAGGCTCATCCCGGCGGCGAACAGGATCGGCAGCACGAGGATCGCGTACCAGGGCAGGGCGAACGTCGCGGCGCCCGCGGCGAGCACGAGCAGGCCGATCTCCGTCGCGGTGTCGAAGCCCAGCCCGAACAGCAACCCGACCGGGTAGATGTGCCACGGCTTGCGCACGGCCTTCGTCGCCCCGCGCAGCACGCGGTTCAGCAGACCACGGTTGTCCAGTTGGTGCTCCAGCGCGGCCTCGTCGAACTCGCCGTGGCGCATCCGCCGGAACACTCGCAGGATGCCGATCAGCACCCCGAGGTTCAGGATCGCGATCACGTACAGGAACACGCCGGACACCGACGTCCCGATCAGGCCGGTGGCGTTGTGCAGCGCCGACGAGCCGTCCTCGACCTGCCCGGCCAGCGCGCGGACGCCCAGGGAAAGCAGCAGGCACAGCGCGAAGACGATCGTCGAGTGCCCGAGTGAGAACCAGAAGCCGACCGACAGCGGGCGCTGGCCGTCGGCCATCAGCTTGCGGGTCGTGTTGTCGATCGCCGCGATGTGGTCGGCGTCGAACGCGTGCCGCATGCCGAGCGTGAACGCCGTGACGCCCAGCCCGATCCCGAACACGCCGGAGGTGCCCAGCGCGTAGTGGTGAGGTGCGACGAAGGCCGCCAGCACGACCCAGCCCACGACGTTGAGGAGCAGGACGAACCCGGCCATCCCGCCGATCGACACCCACTCGCGGCGCGACAGCGCGCGCCGCGAGTCCTCCGTGTCCGCCATCGCCCACCCGCCTTCCCTCATCTGAGAGGTTAGACAGGTGAACAGATGAACGGCAATGAAGTTCTAGCTGGCGCGCACTCGCACCAGGTCCAACGCCTTGCGCACGTGCCCGCCCGACGCGTGCAGTGCCTTCGCCGCGCTCTTGACGTCCTCCCCGGACAGCAAGTGCACCAGCGCCACCTTGAGGTCGCCCCCGGCCTCGGTGAGCGCGTCCGAGCAGTCCGCCATCGTCATGCCGGTGGCTTCCTGCAGGATCCGGATGGTCCGGCCGCGCAGCTTCGCGTTCGTCGCCCGCATGCTGACCATCAGGTTGGAGTAGGTCCGGCCCAGCTTGATCATCGTCGCCGTGGAGAACGACGTCAGGATCATCTTCTGCGCCGTGCCCGCCTTCATCCGGGTCGAGCCGGCGATCGCCTCCGGGCCGGTGTCGACGGCGATGAGCACGTCGACGCCCGCCGGCTTGGCGGCCTTCGGGTTGCCCGACACCAGGCCGGTGCGGGCGCCCTGGCGCGACGCGGCCAGCAGCGCGCCCAAGACGTACGGCGTCCGGCCCGACGCCGTCAGCCCCAGCACGAAGTCGCCCGGCTGGACCATGGCGGCCAGCTCGGCCGCGCCGGCCCCGTCGTCGTCCTCCGCGTTTTCGACGGCCTGGCGCAGCGCGCGCTCGCCGCCGGCGTGGTGCGCGATGAACCAGTCCGCCGGCACGTTGAACGTCGGCACCAGCTCCGCCGCGTCCAGCGTGGCGAGGCGCCCGGACGTCCCCGCGCCGACGTAGTGCACCCGGCCGCCGGCCCGCAGGGCGTCCACCGCGTAGTCCACCGCGCGCGCCACCTGGGGCAGCACCGCGGCCACGGCGCCGGCGACCGTGCGGTCCTCGGCGTTGATCGCGCCGAGGATCCCCGCGGTGGACATCAGGTCGATGTCCGTGGTGCGGGGATTGCGGGTTTCGGTCGGCGAATCGACGTGCACCGCCTGCGTGGGGACGGTCATCATGCGCCTCACATTTTCTTCGGTCATTACTTGCCGGTTTCCCGCGGACGGCGACGACCGTCCGGCCTGACCCCCAAGCGGTGCGAGCCGACCGCGTCCCTGGTCGCGTCCAGGGCGTTGACCGACGCGTCCATGTGCCGCTGCGCGACGCCGATGAACAGGCAGTCGATGACGGTGAGCTGGGCGATGCGGCTCGCCGTCGCTCCCGAACGGAACGTGGTTTCCCGTGCTGCCGTGGTCAAAACGTAATCGGCGACCTCGGTGATCGGGGACCGCGGGAAGTTCGT of the Amycolatopsis sp. NBC_01488 genome contains:
- a CDS encoding HoxN/HupN/NixA family nickel/cobalt transporter, with amino-acid sequence MADTEDSRRALSRREWVSIGGMAGFVLLLNVVGWVVLAAFVAPHHYALGTSGVFGIGLGVTAFTLGMRHAFDADHIAAIDNTTRKLMADGQRPLSVGFWFSLGHSTIVFALCLLLSLGVRALAGQVEDGSSALHNATGLIGTSVSGVFLYVIAILNLGVLIGILRVFRRMRHGEFDEAALEHQLDNRGLLNRVLRGATKAVRKPWHIYPVGLLFGLGFDTATEIGLLVLAAGAATFALPWYAILVLPILFAAGMSLFDTVDGCFMNFAYGWAFARPVRKIFYNLTVTALSVAVAFVIGTIELVSILADKLAITSGPLAAIASVNLDYVGFGIVGLFVLTWVIALAVWRFGRIEEKWSAKLSA
- a CDS encoding N-acetylmuramic acid 6-phosphate etherase, with translation MMTVPTQAVHVDSPTETRNPRTTDIDLMSTAGILGAINAEDRTVAGAVAAVLPQVARAVDYAVDALRAGGRVHYVGAGTSGRLATLDAAELVPTFNVPADWFIAHHAGGERALRQAVENAEDDDGAGAAELAAMVQPGDFVLGLTASGRTPYVLGALLAASRQGARTGLVSGNPKAAKPAGVDVLIAVDTGPEAIAGSTRMKAGTAQKMILTSFSTATMIKLGRTYSNLMVSMRATNAKLRGRTIRILQEATGMTMADCSDALTEAGGDLKVALVHLLSGEDVKSAAKALHASGGHVRKALDLVRVRAS